AAAATCGCCGATCATGGAACCGGTTAAACGATTTGCAGAAAACAGGGGGTTTGTGCTGGGCATTGGTAACGGATTCCAGATTTTATGCCAGGCAGGAATGTTAAGTGGAAAACTGATTACCAATGAATCCCAGACATTTGTTGGAAAAAATGTATTTACCAGGCCTGATAATACTGCCACTCCTTTAACGAGGCTCCTTTCCAAAGGACAGTTACTGCAGTTACCCATAGCACATGCTTTCGGAAGGTACCAGGCAGATGCGGAAAATATGCGGGAATTTCATCAGAACGGACAGATCCTATTGCGTTATTGTAGCGAAGACGGTAAAACAACATCAGCTTCGAATCCCGACGGATCCATCGATAATGTTGCTGCTATTTGCAACAAACATATGAATGTTTTCGGCATTATGGCATGTATTGAACGTGCTGTTGATCCTGATCTGGGAAATGTCAACGGCTTATTGCTTTTCCAGAGTTTATTCAGGTTTTAGTCCGATAATTATACTGTTTCCCCTCTTGACTTTTGTCCAAGGTAGCCGCCGTGGTGGCGTTTGGCATATTCAGCCTTATTGAACCCGATCCGTTTCATCATCTGTACGACAAGTGCGTCGCCGATAACACTCATGACAGTGGTGGAGGTGGTAGGCGAAAGTCCTAATGTGCATACTTCGGATGGGTTTCCTGTAAAAATACATACATCTGCTTTTTTTGCCAGTTCTCCCTCAGGATTTCCGGTGATAACAATAATAGGAACCTGTTCCCATAGTCCTTTTGCCAGAGCTACTAATTCTATAATTTCACGGGTCTTTCCTGAATTGGAAATCAACAACAAAACATCATTTTTACAAAGGATGCCCAGGTCGCCATGTTGTGCATCGGCAGGATGAAGCCATACGGCAGGAGTACCAGTGGAACTGAATGTTGTGGCTATACTTACGGCAATTTGCCCTGCTTTACCCATACCACTGACCACTACTTTCCCCCCATTCTGATGCACTGATCGATAAATCAGATCAATGGTCTGGTCATAAGCATCGGTGACCGGGATATTCATAATGGCTTGTGCTTCGTGCTGAAAAATATTTTTTATATCATTTTGCATCTCAGTGAATTTTATTGGTTAAGAAGGCAGCATGATCCATGATTGGATGACCTTGCAAAATTAGTAAAAAGCCACTATTTTACAATAGTTCGAAACAGATCGGTTGATTGTCCCGGTATACGGAAAAACACATCTGGTAGTACCGGTTTTAACTTTTTATGATCTTTTTTGTTATCTTTGAGTGCCGGCAATTTATATTGGTGATCATTTCAAAAAAGGAGGCGTGCCGGAATAAAGCTCGTCGAAGATGAAATGTAACGGGATTATTTAAGATTCACCGGTCAAAATAATGAGATAACTGCTGTTATTTAGATAGTTGAGAGTAGGCAAATTAAAATGCGTAAAGTATTTTCTATTTTTTAGTATAACTGTAATACCATTTAACACTCATGAAAGGATATCATGTTTCTTTTTTTAAGTTCA
This DNA window, taken from Bacteroidales bacterium, encodes the following:
- a CDS encoding SIS domain-containing protein, translated to MQNDIKNIFQHEAQAIMNIPVTDAYDQTIDLIYRSVHQNGGKVVVSGMGKAGQIAVSIATTFSSTGTPAVWLHPADAQHGDLGILCKNDVLLLISNSGKTREIIELVALAKGLWEQVPIIVITGNPEGELAKKADVCIFTGNPSEVCTLGLSPTTSTTVMSVIGDALVVQMMKRIGFNKAEYAKRHHGGYLGQKSRGETV
- the purQ gene encoding phosphoribosylformylglycinamidine synthase I, whose amino-acid sequence is MKFGVVNFPGSTGFSDTLYALNHILEQDVVQLWYEDTSLPDIDVVVLPTGASFGDAPEPGMKAAKSPIMEPVKRFAENRGFVLGIGNGFQILCQAGMLSGKLITNESQTFVGKNVFTRPDNTATPLTRLLSKGQLLQLPIAHAFGRYQADAENMREFHQNGQILLRYCSEDGKTTSASNPDGSIDNVAAICNKHMNVFGIMACIERAVDPDLGNVNGLLLFQSLFRF